The Vibrio syngnathi DNA window CTTTGGCTGAATCACTGGGTGGGGTTGAAAGCCTGATTTGCCACCCAGCTTCGATGACTCACCGTGCGATGGGCGAAGAAGCATTGGCAGAAGCGGGTGTTTCTCAACAACTACTGCGCCTTTCTGTTGGCCTTGAAGATGCGGAAGACCTAATCGACGATCTCAAGCAAGCGTTTGAAAAAACACAACGCTTTATCACTGAAGGGGAGGGTTAATAATGGCAATCTTTCGCCAGCTACATAAATTTGGTGGCAGCAGTTTAGCGAACCCCGAGTGTTACCAACGCGTGGTCAATATTCTTAGAGAGTACTCATCAGCAACCGATTTAGTCGTTGTTTCAGCTGCGGGTAAAACAACCAACCGTTTGATTGAGTTTGTTGAAGCGCTCGATAAAGACGGCCGTATTGCTCACGAATGCCTGCAAACCCTTCGTCAGTTCCAACTTGAGCTGATTGAATCGTTACTTGACGGTGAAACTGCTGAGCAATTAACGGCAACCATTCAACAAGAATTTACTGCTTTGGGTGAGCTTACAGCTCCCTTGAGTGAAGCACAAAAAGCACAAGTACTGGGTCATGGTGAGGTTTGGTCTTCACGTCTGTTAGCCGCTTTGTTGTGCCAACATGACTTACAAGCGGTTGCTCAAGATGCGCGTGCCTTTTTACGTGCAGAAGCGGGTGCTCAACCCGAAGTGGATCGCGCGCGTTCTTATCCTCTGATTAAAGAAGTTTTGGCTCAGCATACGCATTGCCGAGTGGTGATTACGGGCTTTATGGCTCAGAACTGCGAAGGTGAAACAGTACTGCTTGGTCGTAACGGTTCAGATTACTCAGCAACCGTAATAGGCGCTCTGGCAGAAGTTGAACGTGTGACGATTTGGAGTGACGTGGCGGGCGTCTACAGCGCTGACCCTCGTTTGGTTTCGGATGCGTGTTTGTTGCCTCTGCTTCGCCTTGATGAAGCGAGTGAACTCGCTCGTCTGGCGGCTCCAGTGCTCCATAGCCGAACGCTACAGCCTGTCGCTCAAAGTGCTATGGATCTGAGCTTACGTTGCAGTTATCAGCCAGAGGCGGGTTCTACACAGATAGAGCGTGTATTGGCATCCGGTCGTGGTGCAAAAATCATTACCTCTTTAGATGAAGTTCTTATCGTGCAACTGACGTTTGGTCATGGACATGATTTCGACCGTCTAGAAAGCGAAGTGTTGGAAGGTCTTAAGCGTGCTCAACTAGAGCCGCTTGCTTATGAACTTGAACCGGATCAACATTGTTTGCGTCTTGCTTACACAGAAGAGATCGCTGGTGGCGCTTTAGAATATCTACAAGATCACGCGATTGAAGCGGAAATTAAGCTTAAAGAAGGCTTCTCTCTGATTGCGGCGGTGGGTGCAGGTGTGACTAAGAACCCGAACCATTGCTACGGTTTCTATCAGCAGCTCAAGAGCTCGCCAGTTGAGTTCATCTCAGAAGCGAACTCAGGATTGAGCTTAGTGGCTGTGATTCGTAAGAGTGAAACCTCAAGCCTAGTGAAAGGCATTCACTCTCAACTATTCCAAGCGCAGAAGCGTGTTGCGATTGCTTTGTGTGGTAAGGGCAACATTGGTTCAAGCTGGTTGAGCCTGTTTGCTGAGCAAAAGGCGGAACTCGAAAAGCGTCGTGGAATGAACTTTGAATTGGTTGCGGTTGTTGATAGCCAAACCTATTGGTTCGATGACCAAGGTATTGATGCGACTTCTGTAGGTAAGCGTTTTGATGACGAAGCGATTGCCAACAACGGTAACGACTGGTTAGAGCGTTTGGGCTCTATTCAGGGTTACGATGAAGCTGTAGTACTCGATGTCACCGCAAGCCCTGTGCTTGCAGCAAAGTACCTGCAAATTGCACAACAAGGTATCCACCTGATCTCAGCTAACAAGGTGGCTGGTTCAGCATCAAGCGAGTATTACCATCAGGTACAAGATGCTTTCGCTAAGATCAGCCGTCATTGGCTGTACAATGCGACAGTGGGAGCTGGCTTACCGATTAACCACACGGTACGTGACCTGCGCGAAAGCGGTGACGATATTATTGCTCTGTCAGGTATCTTCTCGGGTACTCTATCTTGGTTATTCCAACAGTTTGATGGCACGGTGCCATTCAGCGAGTTGGTTGATTTAGCGTGGCAACAAGGCCTGACGGAACCGGATCCTCGAGCTGACCTCGATGGCTCAGACGTGATGCGTAAGCTAGTGATTCTGGCGCGTGAATCGGGTTTAGATATTGAGCCTGAAAACGTCAAAGTAGAATCATTGGTACCTGAAGAATTACAAGATCTGTCAGTGGATGACTTCTTTGATAAAGCTTCTGTACTGAGTGAAGAGTTGGCCGAGCGTTTAGAGAAAGCGCAGTCTCAACAGAAGGTTCTTCGTTACGTAGCACGTTTAGAGAAAAATGGTAAGGCAACAGTAGGCGTTGAAGCGCTATCTAAAGAACACGCTCTGGCGAACTTACTGCCTTGCGATAATATCTTTGCGATTGAGAGCAAATGGTACAAAGATAATCCATTGGTTATTCGTGGCCCAGGTGCTGGTCGTGAAGTGACGGCTGGTGCAATTCAATCTGACCTAAACAGAATGTCTAGCCTGTTTTAATACTGAGAGCGATTGGCTTAATAGTCAGATCAATTGCTTTAATACTCAGATCGGTTGGTTTAGTACGTAAATGGCATACTATTCACTAAGATAAATAAGGCTGAAAGCACTATGTGTTTTCAGTCTTTTTTCTACATTCTTTCTGCTTTGCGACCCATCTATCGGCTTGAGCTTTTCTCACTATCTACTTGAAAAAAATTCATAATCGATCTGTTGACATTAAATCGTATTCAATACATTCTGGAGACATATAGACGTCTAAACGTCGCTAGGGATTTGAGATTATTTAGTGGTTGCTTTTGCCACAGGGAGAGTAAGATGGGATACACACACGCAAGTCATATCGACGCTTTAAATCAGAATATTGCAGAGCTTTCTGACAACATCAATGTGTCATTTGAATTTTTCCCACCGAGCAGTGAGAAGATGGAAGATACCCTGTGGAATTCTGTTCACCGTCTTAAAACACTTCAACCTAAATTTGTATCAGTAACCTATGGTGCAAACTCGGGTGAGCGTGATCGTACCCACTCAATCATTAAAGAAATTAAGAACCAAACAGGCCTAATTGCTGCACCACACTTAACGTGTATTGATGCTAGCCGCGAAGAGCTGATTCAAATTGCCGACGATTACTGGGCAAATGGTATTGAGAGCATTGTTGCGTTGCGTGGTGATATTCCAGCAGGCGGCGGTGCGCCAGATATGTACGCGTCTGATTTAGTTGAACTGCTTAAATCTCGTCACGACTTTGATATATCGGTAGCGGCATTCCCTGAGGTTCACCCTGAAGCAAAAAGTGCTCAATCTGATCTCATCAACCTAAAGCGTAAAGTAGATGCGGGTGCTAACCGTGCAATCACTCAGTTCTTCTTCGATGTAGAAAGCTACTTACGTTTCCGTGACCGTTGTGTGGCGGCGGGCGTTGACGTAGAGATTGTACCGGGTATCTTGCCAGTTTCTAACTTCAAGCAAGCGTCTCGTTTTGCTGCGATGAATAACGTAAAAGTACCGGGTTGGATGGCGAAGCAGTTCGAAGGTTTGGATGATGATCCAACAACTCGTCAGTTAGTCGGTGCTAGCCAAGCGATCGATATGGTTCGTACGCTAAGCCGTGAAGGTGTGAAAGATTTCCACTTTTACACGCTAAACCGTGCAGAAATGACTTATGCACTTTGCCATACGCTAGGTGTTCGCCCACAAGTCGCTGCGCTTTAAGTAAAGCCTAATAAGTAAAACCTAAGCGCTTGTAAAAAGCCTCTGGCTGTAAAATTTCAAATCCTATAGATACAAAAAAAGGCTTGGACTCTAAGAGTTCAAGCCTTTTGCTTTTCTAGCTTAACTTAAGCAAGAGCACCAAGTTCAAGCAGTACTTCGTCCGCCCATACAATCCATGCTTCACGGATAAGTAGGTTACGACGAAGCGTTAAACGCTCTAGGCGTGCTTGCTTGTCTAGTGTAGATGGCGTTGCGTAGTAAGCCGCTTCGATTTCTTTGTAGTGAGAAACCAGTTTGCGAGACTCTTCAACTAGCTCAGCAAGTTGTACACGGTAAGCGTCAGCAGGTTGTACAGCACAAGCCATTAGCTTAGCTGAGAACTCGTCACGAACGGTTGGGTGTGCAGTTGGTTGTTCAAACCATTCACCTAGCGCGCCACGGCCTGCGTCAGTGATAGAGTAAACTTTACGATCAGGTTTGCCTTCTTGAGGCTCAAGCACGCAAGTTACCTGGTCGTTCTGAGCCATTTTATTTAGCTCGCGGTAAACTTGTTGGTGGCTAGCTTTCCAGAAGTAACCAATGCTTGAAGAGAATTCTTTTGTGATATCGTAACCAGTAGCATCGCGTGTACTTAAAACGGTTAAAATTACGTGTGGTAATGACATGTCTGAAATCCAAATGGTAAACAGTAAACAAATACTTGAACAACAAGTGTGCTTCTATGGCACGTTATATTGGTTATGTTCAAGTAGCACCAACTCAATAGTTGGTTATGTCACCTTACAAAGCCGTTTATCACCTAGGTTGACCAGTTTATTGGTCGAGTGCCGCAGATTATTATTTTGGAGTGTTTCTGCAGTGGAGCAGTAGTATATCTAAATAATAAGCATAAAGTAGAATACATGGACAAAATAACCCAAAAAACTGACAAAATACTCACTAGTGGTTATTTGGCAAAATAAAAAGGCCGCACATGGCGACCTTTTGTTTCTTTTATAGATGGAATCACTAATTAACCAGTGTTTCGCATACCTGCTGCAATGCCTGCAATCGTCACCATTAGCGCTTCTTCTAGCTCTGCTGGTGGTGTTTCACACTTACGAGTACGGTAAAGCAGTTCCGCTTGAAGCATGTTTAGCGGCTCAACATAGATGTTACGTAGACGAATTGACTCAAGTCCCCAAGGGTCGCTTTGCATCAAGTTCTCGTTATTTTCTACATTCAGCACCGCTTTGATGTCTTTCTGCAATTGTTCACGCAGTAATTCACCTAACGGCAGCAGTTCTTTATCAACAAGGCGTTGGTCGTAGTACTTAGCGATTTCCATGTTGCACTTCGAGTACACCATTTCCAACATACCTAGACGAGTAGAGAAGAATGGCCATTCACGACACATCTCTTCAAGTAGCGCTTGATGGCCTTGATCGACAGAGTATTGGATCGCTTCACCAGCGCCTAACCATGCAGGAAGTACCAAACGGTTTTGGCTCCATGAGAAGATCCATGGAATCGCACGTAGGCTTTCTACGCCGCCGTTCGGGTTACGTTTCGCAGGACGAGAACCAAGAGGTAACTTGCCTAACTCTAGCTCTGGCGTCGCTTGGCGGAAGTAAGGAACAAACTTCTCTTCACCACGAACGACGTTACGGTAAGCTTCGCAAGATACTTCAGAGAGCACTTCCATTAGGTCGCGCCATTCTTGTTTTGGCTCTGGTGGTGGCAGAAGGTTCGCTTCTAGAATCGCACTTGCGTATAGGTTGAAGCTATTAACTGCAACATCTGGCAAGCCAAGTTTAAAGCGGATCATTTCGCCTTGCTCAGTTACACGTAAGCCGCCTTTCAAGCTTTTAGGTGGCTGAGAAAGAAGAGCAGCGTGCGCTGGCGCACCACCACGACCAACTGTACCGCCACGGCCGTGGAATAGAGTCAGTTCAATACCTTCTTCTTCACAAGCCTTAACCAACTTGTCCATAGCATCATACTGCGCCCAACCAGCAGACATTACGCCAGCGTCTTTTGCTGAGTCAGAATATCCGATCATCACCATTTGGTGGTTCTGGATAAAGCCACGGTATAAATCAATGCTCATTAGCTGTTTCATCACGGCTTCTGAGTTGTTCAAGTCGTCCAGCGTTTCGAACAATGGACATACATCCATGCGGTACGGGCAACCACACTCTTGTAGCAGCAAGTGAACAGCCAGTACATCTGATGCTGTACGAGCCATAGAGATAACGTAAGCACCAAAGGCTTCACGAGGTTGAGCAGCAACGACCTTACAGGTGTCCAAAACCTCTTTGACCTGTTCAGATGGCTCCCAATCGCGTGGTAGCAGTGGGCGTTTTGAGCTTAATTCATTAGTTAAGAAAGCGACTTTGTCTTGCTCGCTCCACTGGTCGTAATCACCAATGCCTAGGTAGCGAGTCAATTCAGACAGCACATCTGAGTGACGTGTGCTTTCTTGACGAACATCGAGACGAACTAAATGCACACCGAATGCTTTTAGACGACGCAGCGTATCAAGCAGAGAACCGTCTGCAATGACGCCCATGCCACATTCGTGCAGCGATTGGTAACACGCGTAAAGTGGTGTCCAAAGTTGGTCGATGTTCTGTAGCGTTTCTTTCTTCGGTACTTCAGCGTCGTGCAGCTTTGCATCAAGCACTTCTAACGTGTTGTTCAGCAGAGTACGTAGGCTCTTCAGGATGGCACGGTAAGCTTCGTGCTCATCGCCAGCCAATTCACGAACGGCGTCATTACACTTGGTCATCGACAGTTCGGTAATCAGCTCGTTGACGTCACCTAGATACAGGTCAGCGGCTTTCCAGCGAGATAGGCGCAGTACTTCTTTGGTGATGGTGTGCGTTACGAATGGGTTACCATCGCGGTCGCCACCCATCCAAGATGAGAAGTGTACTGGGCGTGCATCGATTGGTAAGCCTTCACCAAGGTAACCTTTTAGTCGGTCATCCATTTCACGTAGGAAATCAGGCACAGCTTCCCAAAGAGAATTTTCTACAACCGCAAAGCCCCACTTAGCTTCATCAAGTGGTGTTGGGCGTTGCTGACGAATCACATCAGAGTGCCAACCTTGAGCGATAAGTTGCTCTAGGCGACGTTCGGTTTTCACTCGCTCTTTGTGTGATAGGTCGCTTAATTCTAATTTAGACAGACACTCGTTGATCTTAACCAACTTGTTGATCATGGTGCGACGAGTGATTTCTGTTGGGTGAGCAGTCAAAACGAGTTCGATGTTCAGGTCGCGAACAGCTTGAGCCGCATCTAGCTTGCTGATGTCGTTTTGGTTTAATTTGGAAAATAGAGATTGCAGCACGTCTGGTTCGCAAACATGCTCCTCACAGTGGCGAGAGATGGTGTGGTATTGCTCTGCCATGTTGGTGAGGTTGAGAAATTGGTTAAATGCACGAGCAACAGGAGTGAGTTGTTCGTTCGGCAGGTTTTTGATTTCTTCAACTAGGCTGTCACGGTCAGCTTTGTTGCCTGCGCGGGCGGATTTGGAAAGTTTACGGATAGTCTCCACTTTCTCTAAGATAACGTCACCATGTGCATCTTGGATTGTGTTACCTAGCAAGCGTCCCAGCATGCTTACGTTACTCTTGAGAGCGGCGTATTTCTCGTTCATTGTCATCCTGCCTCGTAAAAAAATTACATCCATTGTTCCTTGTTAAGTACACAATCTAGCGAAAAGTGCTGTATCTAGTCAAATAAAGCATTCTAAGTTTGCAATTATTAGGTTTAAAAATGCGGGAGAAGTAAATTTTTCAAAACTTAGGGAAAAAGTGAAATTTAATTACAAGATTGCGGCTATATCAGGGATGGCAGAATAAAAGCCACTTTTTAGGGTGGCTTTTATGTGAATGTTCGGATTGAAAAGTAATAACTAGAAACAATATTTACGGATAGATTTACTCAGAACATCAATTGTTGGGTCAATAAAATCGAAGCTTAAGAACTCATCCGGTTGGTGAGCTTGGTCAATTGAGCCTGGGCCTAACACCAAGGTTGGACATAATTCTTGAAGGAAAGGTGCCTCTGTACAGTAGTTCACGGTTTGCGATTCAATCTCACAAACTGATTCCATGCCACCAATAAATGGATGATCGTGCTGGCACTCATAACCCGGAATTGGCTCATGCAGGGGAGTAATCTCAATTCTGCCCGGCCATTTTGCTTCGACTTCTTTAAGTGCGCTGCGCAGCATGTTATCCAAACCATCTAAGCTGATGCCCGGTAAAGGACGAACGTCATAATGCAGCTCACAACAGCCACAGATACGGTTGGCGCTATCGCCACCGTGGATATGACCAAGGTTTAGCGTCGGGCTTGGAATGGCGAATCCTGGGTGATGGTACTCTTTGACTAGCTTGTCACGCAGCTGCATTAAAGCGAACAGCACTTCATGCATGATCTCGATGGCGTTAACACCTAATGCTGGATCTGAAGAGTGACCTGATTTACCGGTTACTCGCACGGCATTGGCAACATGACCTTTATGTCCACGAATAGGCACTAGGCTGGTTGGTTCACCAATAATGCAGTAATCCGGTTTAAACGGTGCATTTTCGGTGAAATGACGTGCACCTAGCATGGTGGTTTCTTCGTCACAGGTTGCTAATACATAGAGCGGCTTGGTTTGTTTGCTCCAATCCATCTTCTTTGCGGCTTCATAAACGAAAGCAAAAAAGCCTTTCATATCGGCGGTGCCTAATCCGTAGAAGCGGTTGTTGTGTTCTGTTAGTGCGTGAGGGTCGAAATTCCAACGTCCTTCATCGAATGGCACTGTGTCGCTGTGTCCTGCAAGCAATAAGCCGCCTTCTCCCGAACCCATCTTTGCGACCATATTATGTTTGCCGGGCTCGACTTCCACGACCTCAACGCTAAAGCCTACGTCTTTAAACCATTGAGCCATTTTTTCGATCACTTTCTCGTTGCCATGATCCCAGCTTGGATCGGTTGAGCTAATGGAGTCGGTGGAAATTAAGCCTTTATAGACCTCAAGGAAACTCGGTAATTGCATAATATCTTCACTTCTACTATTGACAGGAAAACCATAAGTCGGTAAAACACATATTAAATCATATTTAATGCATAAGAAATCAAATATAGCTAGAAATTAAGTATGAATAGTCAAATTTGAAATGTAACTTACCTCAAGAATGGATGTGTTGAGATGTTGAAAACCACGATCATTGGCGCAAGCGGCTATACAGGAGCAGAACTGGCTCTAATGATAAACAGACACCCTGAGCTCACGCTATCAGGTTTATATGTCTCAGCCAATAGTGTAGACGCGGGCAAACCTATCGCTGCACTGCACGGTAAGTTAGCTGGCCTGATTGATATGCCAGTGCAACCTTTAACAAATCCGGAAGAAGTGGCTAAACAGTCTGATGTGATTTTTTTAGCGACCGCGCATGAAGTCAGCCACGACCTCGCGCCAATCTTCCTTGAGAACGATTGCCAAGTCTTCGACCTATCGGGTGCCTTCAGAGTTAAAGGCGAAAACTTCTACCAAGAGTTCTACGGTTTTGAACATCAACACGAACAATGGTTAGACAAAGCGGCTTACGGTTTAGCTGAATGGAACGAACAAGAAATCAAAGAAGCTCAGCTTGTCGCAGTCGCGGGTTGTTACCCAACCGCATCACAACTGGCGATTAAGCCTTTGGTTGAAGCAAAGTTACTGGATGAGAACCAATGGCCAGTGATTAACGCGACCAGTGGCGTTACTGGAGCTGGTCGTAAGGCGACTATGGTCAACAGCTTCTGCGAAGTGAGCTTGCAAGCCTATGGTGTATTCAATCACCGTCATCAACCTGAAATGGCTGCACATTTAGGATGTGATGTGATCTTCACTCCGCACCTCGGCAACTTTAAGCGCGGTATTTTGGCGACCATCACCATGAAATTGGCTGAAGGCGTGACAGAACAACAGATACAAGATGCCTTTGAGCAAGCTTACCAAGGTAAACCTGCGGTGAGATTACTCGAAGAGACATTGCCAAGAATTCAAGATGTAGAACAGACACCTTTCTGCGATTTAGGTTGGAAGGTTCAAGGTCAACACATCATCGTTGTTTCAGCGATTGATAACTTATTAAAGGGTGCATCTAGCCAAGCGATGCAGTGTTTGAATTTACGTTATGGTTTTGCGCCATTAACTGCGTTAGTGTAAGGAAATCTAGATATGAGCCTTAATAATCAACCATTAATCATAAAGTTAGGTGGCGCTGCGCTATCTTGTGGTGAAACACTTAGCAAGTTATTTGGTGCTATCTCTGCTTACCAACAACAGGCACAACGACCAATCGTGATTGTTCACGGTGGTGGTTACCTTGTTGATGATTTGATGAATAAGTTGAACCTCGAAACCGTTAAGAAAGAAGGGCTACGTGTTACTCCTTATGATCAGATCCCAGTGATCGCTGGTGCACTAGCAGGCACGGCCAACAAACTACTTCAAGGTCAGGCAATTAAAGACGGTATCAACGCCATTGGTTTGAGCCTAGCTGATGGTGGTTTATGCAAAGTCAGCGAACTGAACCCTGAACTGGGCGCGGTAGGAAAAGCGGAGCCGGGCGACTCAACCGTTCTGCAAGCGATTCTTAATGCGGGCGCACTGCCAATCATTAGTTCAATTGGTCTGACTGAGCAAGGTCAACTGATGAATGTGAATGCTGACCAAGCTGCGGTTGCCGTTGCAGGCGCGCTTGATGCTGAACTGGTACTGCTTTCTGATGTAAGTGGTGTGTTGGATGGCAAAGGCCACCTGATTCCAAGTCTCAATCAACAGCAAGCTGATGACCTTATTACAGGAAAAGTGATTACCGACGGCATGATCGTTAAGGTTCAAGCCGCACTAGAAGCCGCTAACGGCCTTGGACGACCAATCGAAGTTGCCACTTGGCGATACCCAGACAAACTGACACAACTTTTTGCAGGTAAAAGCATAGGAACACAGTTTTTACCTCAGTAGACCTCACAACGAGTCACTACTTAAAGAATTTAGACAAATAAATTTAACACATAATAATGAAGTCATTTCCAACGCTGACCGCCATGTGCAGTATGGAAACTAGGAGAAAGAAAATGAGCAAAGTTAACGTAAAGAAAGTTGTAGTAGCCTACTCTGGCGGTCTAGACACATCAGTAATCATCCCATGGTTGAAAGAGAACTATGACTGCGAAGTTATCGCATTTGTTGCTGATGTAGGCCAAGGCGACGAAGAGTTGATTGGTATTGAAGAGAAAGCAAAAGCGTCTGGTGCTTCAGAGTGTTACATCGCTGACCTTAAAGAAGAGATGGTAGCTGACTACATCTACCCAACGCTAAAAACGGGCGCTTATTATGAAGGTAAATACCTGCTAGGTACTTCGATGGCTCGTCCAATCATTGCGAAAGCTCAGGTTGAAGTTGCACGTAAAGTCGGTGCTGACGCACTGTGTCACGGCTGTACAGGTAAAGGTAACGACCAAGTTCGTTTTGAAGGCGCATTTGCTGCACTGGCACCAGACCTACACGTAATCGCACCTTGGCGTGAGTGGGATCTAGTGAGCCGTGAAGAGTGTCTGGATTACCTAGCAGAACGTAACATCCCTTGTACGGCTTCTCTGACTAAGATCTACTCGCGTGATGCAAACGCATGGCACATCTCTACAGAAGGTGGCGTTCTAGAAAATACATGGAACGCACCGGATGAAGATTGCTGGGCTTGGACTGTAGACCCAGAGCAAGCGCCAAACGAATCTGAAACAGTGACGCTTAAAGTTGAAAAAGGTGAAGTGGTAGCGGTAGATGGCGAAACAATGACGCCATACAACGCACTGGTTTACCTAAACGAGAAGGGTGCGAAGCACGGTGTTGGTCGTATCGATATCGTTGAAAACCGTCTTGTTGGCATGAAGTCTCGTGGTTGTTACGAAACTCCAGGTGGCACAATCATGATGGAAGCACTGCGTGCAGTAGAGCAACTGGTTCTTGATAAAGCGGCATTCGAATTCCGTGAAGAGCTAGGTGTTAAAGCTTCTCACCTTGTATACGATGGTCGTTGGTTCACTCCGCTATGTAAGTCAATTCTTGCGGCAACAGATGAACTAGCACAAGACGTAAATGGTGAAGTGGTTATTAAGCTTTACAAAGGCCATGCAACGGTGACTCAGAAACGTTCTGACAACAGCCTGTACTCAGAAGAGTTTGCAACTTTTGGTGAAGATGAAGTTTACGACCAAAGCCACGCTGAAGGCTTCATCCGTCTTTACTCGCTATCAAGCCGTATCCGTGCTCTGAATAGCCAAAAGTAATCCTAACCATGAGTTAGTTAGCTAGCCTTTTACGAGCAATCGAAGGCTAGAAAATAGACATTATCATGCAAAGCCCATCCACTATTGATTAGTGAATGGGCTTTTTGCTATCTATTAGTCTAATAAATCAGCTTCGGTTTTTATCATTGAATGGCATATAATTCGCGAACCACACTAAAATAATCAATGGCTCGAACTACTGGTGAATAAATATGTGAAAATAATGAATTAATACTTTATTTTCATTTTGAATTGCCGTAAGTTTAAACCATCAGAAAAATACTGAATCTTAATCAGAATTATCATTTGCAAAAACAGTGAGCACTGTGCAATCAGGAGATACACAATGGCATTATGGGGCGGTAGATTTACCCAAGCAGCAGACACCCGGTTCAAAGATTTTAACGATTCTCTTCGTTTTGATTACCGATTGGCTGAGCAAGACATTGTGGGCTCAATTGCCTGGTCTAAAGCTCTACTGTCGGTCAACGTATTAACCGAGGAAGAGCAACAGAAGCTTGAGTTAGCGCTAAATGAGCTAAAACTTGAGGTGATGGAAGATCCTGAACAGATTCTACGTTCTGATGCAGAAGATATTCACAGTTGGGTTGAGCAACAACTTATCGGTAAAGTCGGTGACTTGGGCAAAAAGCTCCACACGGGCCGTTCTCGTAATGACCAAGTGGCGACCGACCTGAAATTATGGTGTCGTCAGCAAGGTAACCAACTGCTACTGGCACTGGATCGCCTACAAAGCCAAATGGTGAACGTTGCTTCTCAGCATCAAGAAACCGTACTTCCTGGCTACACTCACTTACAACGTGCTCAGCCGGTAACTTTTGCTCACTGGTGCTTGGCTTACGTTGAAATGCTTGAGCGTGATTATTCTCGTTTGAATGATGCGATTAAGCGTCTAGATACATGTCCGCTGGGTTCTGGTGCCCTTGCTGGAACTGCTTACCCGATGGACCGTGAAGAGTTAGCTCACAACTTAGGTTTCCATCGTGCAACGCGCAACTCTCTAGATTCAGTTTCTGACCGTGACCATGTGATGGAGCTGATGTCGATTGCATCTATCTCAATGCTTCACCTTTCGCGTCTTGCAGAAGATATGATTTTCTACAACTCAGGTGAATCAAACTTCATCGAGTTAGCGGATACCGTGACGTCAGGTTCATCTCTGATGCCACAGAAGAAAAACCCGGATGCGCTAGAGCTTATCCGTGGCAAAACTGGCCGTGTATACGGTTCATTAGCCGCAATGATGATGACAGTGAAAGCTCTGCCTTTGGCGTACAACAAAGACATGCAAGAAGATAAAGAAGGTCTGTTCGACGCTTTAGATACTTGGAATGATTGTATGGAGATGGCTGCTCTTTGTTTTGACGGCATTAAAGTGAACGGCGAACGTACGCTTGAAGCAGCAAAACAAGGTTACGCGAACTCAACAGAACTGGCTGATTACTTAGTAGCGAAAGGCATTCCTTTCCGTGAAGCTCACCACATTGTTGGTGTAACAGTCGTCGCGGCGATTGCTAAAGGCTGTGCGTTAGAAGAGTTAACCATCGCAGAGATGAAAGAGTTCTCTGAGGTGATTGAAGAGGATGTGTATGACATCCTGACTATTGAATCGTGTCTTGAAAAACGTAGTGCGCTCGGTGGTGTATCACCACA harbors:
- the metF gene encoding methylenetetrahydrofolate reductase, with translation MGYTHASHIDALNQNIAELSDNINVSFEFFPPSSEKMEDTLWNSVHRLKTLQPKFVSVTYGANSGERDRTHSIIKEIKNQTGLIAAPHLTCIDASREELIQIADDYWANGIESIVALRGDIPAGGGAPDMYASDLVELLKSRHDFDISVAAFPEVHPEAKSAQSDLINLKRKVDAGANRAITQFFFDVESYLRFRDRCVAAGVDVEIVPGILPVSNFKQASRFAAMNNVKVPGWMAKQFEGLDDDPTTRQLVGASQAIDMVRTLSREGVKDFHFYTLNRAEMTYALCHTLGVRPQVAAL
- a CDS encoding bifunctional aspartate kinase/homoserine dehydrogenase II, encoding MAIFRQLHKFGGSSLANPECYQRVVNILREYSSATDLVVVSAAGKTTNRLIEFVEALDKDGRIAHECLQTLRQFQLELIESLLDGETAEQLTATIQQEFTALGELTAPLSEAQKAQVLGHGEVWSSRLLAALLCQHDLQAVAQDARAFLRAEAGAQPEVDRARSYPLIKEVLAQHTHCRVVITGFMAQNCEGETVLLGRNGSDYSATVIGALAEVERVTIWSDVAGVYSADPRLVSDACLLPLLRLDEASELARLAAPVLHSRTLQPVAQSAMDLSLRCSYQPEAGSTQIERVLASGRGAKIITSLDEVLIVQLTFGHGHDFDRLESEVLEGLKRAQLEPLAYELEPDQHCLRLAYTEEIAGGALEYLQDHAIEAEIKLKEGFSLIAAVGAGVTKNPNHCYGFYQQLKSSPVEFISEANSGLSLVAVIRKSETSSLVKGIHSQLFQAQKRVAIALCGKGNIGSSWLSLFAEQKAELEKRRGMNFELVAVVDSQTYWFDDQGIDATSVGKRFDDEAIANNGNDWLERLGSIQGYDEAVVLDVTASPVLAAKYLQIAQQGIHLISANKVAGSASSEYYHQVQDAFAKISRHWLYNATVGAGLPINHTVRDLRESGDDIIALSGIFSGTLSWLFQQFDGTVPFSELVDLAWQQGLTEPDPRADLDGSDVMRKLVILARESGLDIEPENVKVESLVPEELQDLSVDDFFDKASVLSEELAERLEKAQSQQKVLRYVARLEKNGKATVGVEALSKEHALANLLPCDNIFAIESKWYKDNPLVIRGPGAGREVTAGAIQSDLNRMSSLF
- a CDS encoding PadR family transcriptional regulator; translated protein: MSLPHVILTVLSTRDATGYDITKEFSSSIGYFWKASHQQVYRELNKMAQNDQVTCVLEPQEGKPDRKVYSITDAGRGALGEWFEQPTAHPTVRDEFSAKLMACAVQPADAYRVQLAELVEESRKLVSHYKEIEAAYYATPSTLDKQARLERLTLRRNLLIREAWIVWADEVLLELGALA